The following coding sequences lie in one Phragmites australis chromosome 8, lpPhrAust1.1, whole genome shotgun sequence genomic window:
- the LOC133925942 gene encoding transcription factor HY5-like: protein MESDEEIRRVPEFGLDQAGPSTSGTSLERAQSSSAAQAASARRRCRSPADKEHRRLKRLLRNRVSAQQARERKKAYMSELEVRVKDLEKRNSELEQRLSTLQNENQMLRQVLKNTVNRRGPVVAVPVETANS from the exons ATGGAGAGCGATGAGGAGATCAGGAGGGTGCCGGAGTTCGGCCTGGATCAGGCCGGCCCGTCGACGTCAGGCACGTCGTTGGAGCGCGCCCAGTCGTCGTCCGCGGCACAGGCCGCCAgcgcgcgccgccgctgccgcagcCCGGCCGACAAGGAGCACCGCCGCCTCAAAAG GTTGCTACGAAACCGGGTGTCGGCTCAGCAGGCACGGGAGAGGAAGAAGGCGTACATGAGTGAGCTGGAGGTGAGGGTGAAGGACCTGGAGAAGAGGAACTCGGAGCTGGAGCAGAGGCTCTCCACGCTGCAGAACGAGAACCAAATGCTTAGACAG GTACTGAAGAACACTGTAAACCGAAGAGGGCCAGTAGTGGCAGTGCCGGTGGAGACAGCAAATAGCTGA
- the LOC133925943 gene encoding putative cellulose synthase A catalytic subunit 11 [UDP-forming], whose protein sequence is MDEGSPEIVPVNSPASDPDPEPESSESGDGDGDGAPEPLSRKLPIPSAELNLYRAAVMIRAVLVAAFFRYRVTHPVSDAPGLWQAAVACELWLAFAWLVAQLPKLSPTNRATHLDRLASRYEKDGEPSRLAGVDVLVTAADAGREPPLATANTVLSVLAADYPAGKLACYVSDDGADMLVFEALFEAARFARRWVPFCRRHGVERRAPELYFARGVDYLRDRAAPSFVKERRAMKREYEEFKVRMNYLAAKARKVPEDGWAMSDGTPWPGNNPRDHPAMIQVLLGHPGDQDAEGHELPRLFYVSREKRPGFQHHKKAGALNALLRVSALLTNGAYVLNLCYDHCVTNSCALRESMCFLMDPEAGNRTCFVQFPLRVDDDSDDRQASRHSVFFDIDMKCLDGIQGPVYVGSGCCFNRKALYGFDPALAEDDEDETTTRWSSWCFRKVKERALRRTMSTVPLLDSEESDEQTGADNARTRRRLRSYRAALERHFGHSPAFIASAFAGQGRCGGGGSDPTDVAAGSLLREAIHVVSCSYEERTRWGKDVGWIYGSGGGDLVTGFRMHARGWESAYCAPARAALRSFSRASPTDLLAGASRRAVAAMGVLLSRHCPVWGGGRLRILLRLGYVSCVAYPLASLPLTVYCALPAACLLTGKFVFPDDVSYYDGVLLILLLSSVVATVVLELRWSGVPLRAWWRDQKLWVVTGTSACLAAVFQGVLRACTGIDVGFSTETVISSSLDDDGGGDSSDARKSVRWSNLMVPPASLLLGNLAGVVVAVSYGVDHGYQSWGPIIGKLALAGWVVAHLQGFLRGLLARRDRAPTIAVLWSVLFVSVLSLLWVNVDSFSALPARPTSQQTVL, encoded by the exons ATGGACGAAGGGAGCCCAGAGATAGTGCCTGTAAACTCCCCAGCTTCAGACCCGGACCCGGAGCCTGAATCTTCAGAAAG cggtgatggtgatggtgatggcGCCCCTGAACCTCTCAGCAGGAAGCTGCCCATCCCGTCCGCCGAGCTCAACCTGTACCGCGCCGCCGTTATGATCCGCGCCGTCCTCGTCGCCGCCTTCTTCCGGTACCGCGTCACCCACCCGGTGTCCGACGCCCCGGGGCTATGGCAGGCCGCCGTCGCGTGCGAGCTCTGGCTCGCGTTCGCATGGCTGGTCGCGCAGCTCCCGAAGCTCTCCCCGACCAACCGTGCGACGCACCTCGACCGTCTGGCATCAAGGTACGAGAAGGACGGCGAGCCATCGCGGCTGGCTGGCGTGGACGTCCTCGTGACAGCGGCGGACGCGGGGAGGGAGCCGCCCCTGGCGACGGCGAACACGGTGCTGTCGGTGCTCGCGGCGGACTACCCCGCGGGGAAGCTGGCCTGCTACGTCTCCGACGACGGCGCGGACATGCTGGTTTTCGAGGCGCTGTTCGAGGCCGCGCGGTTCGCGCGGCGGTGGGTGCCCTTCTGCCGGCGGCACGGCGTGGAGCGGAGGGCCCCCGAGCTTTACTTCGCGCGCGGCGTGGACTACCTCAGGGACAGGGCCGCGCCGTCCTTCGTCAAGGAACGCCGCGCCATGAAG AGGGAGTACGAGGAGTTCAAGGTGAGGATGAACTACCTCGCCGCGAAGGCGCGGAAGGTGCCGGAGGACGGATGGGCCATGTCGGACGGCACGCCGTGGCCGGGAAACAACCCAAGAGACCATCCTGCCATGATACAG GTTCTTCTGGGGCATCCCGGCGATCAGGACGCCGAGGGGCACGAGCTGCCCCGGCTCTTCTACGTGTCGCGGGAGAAGCGGCCGGGGTTCCAGCATCACAAGAAAGCCGGTGCACTGAACGCCCTG CTCCGGGTGTCTGCTCTGCTGACGAACGGCGCGTACGTGCTCAACCTGTGCTACGACCACTGCGTCACCAACAGCTGCGCTCTGAGGGAGTCGATGTGCTTCCTCATGGATCCTGAGGCCGGGAACAGGACGTGCTTCGTCCAGTTCCCTCTGCGCGTCGACGACGACAGCGACGACCGGCAGGCAAGCCGCCACTCCGTCTTCTTCGAC ATCGACATGAAGTGCTTGGACGGCATCCAGGGCCCGGTGTACGTCGGCTCCGGCTGCTGCTTCAACAGGAAGGCGCTGTACGGGTTCGATCCCGCGTTGGCTGAAGACGATGAGGACGAGACGACGACCCGTTGGAGCTCGTGGTGCTTCAGAAAGGTGAAGGAGCGCGCGCTGAGGAGGACCATGTCCACCGTGCCCCTGCTTGACTCGGAGGAATCCGACGAGCAGACCGGAGCAGACAATGCAAGAACAAGGCGGAGGCTGCGCTCCTACCGCGCCGCGCTGGAGCGGCACTTCGGCCATTCGCCGGCGTTCATCGCCTCGGCGTTCGCGGGGCAAGGGCgctgcggtggcggcggctcggACCCCACGGACGTGGCTGCTGGATCCCTCCTCAGGGAGGCCATCCACGTCGTCAGCTGCTCGTACGAGGAGCGGACTAGGTGGGGCAAAGACGTTGGTTGGATATAcggctccggcggcggcgacctggTCACGGGGTTTAGGATGCACGCGCGCGGGTGGGAATCGGCGTACTGCGCGCCGGCCCGGGCTGCGTTACGGAGCTTCTCACGTGCCAGCCCCACGGACCTCCTCGCCGGGGCGTCGCGTCGGGCGGTGGCGGCCATGGGGGTCCTGCTGAGCCGCCATTGCCCCGTCTGGGGCGGCGGGCGCTTGCGGATCCTGCTGCGGCTGGGCTACGTGAGCTGCGTCGCCTACCCGCTAGCATCCCTCCCGCTCACCGTCTACTGCGCGCTCCCCGCGGCCTGCCTCCTCACCGGCAAGTTCGTCTTCCCGGACGACGTGAGCTACTACGACGGGGTCCTTCTCATCCTGCTCCTGTCCTCGGTGGTGGCCACGGTCGTGCTGGAGCTGCGGTGGAGCGGCGTGCCTCTGAGGGCGTGGTGGCGGGACCAGAAGCTCTGGGTGGTGACCGGCACGTCGGCGTGCCTCGCCGCCGTGTTCCAGGGGGTGCTCCGGGCGTGCACCGGGATCGACGTCGGTTTCTCCACGGAGACGGTGATCAGTTCGTCCCTGGAtgacgacggcggcggtgaTTCCTCGGACGCGCGGAAGTCCGTGCGGTGGTCGAACCTGATGGTGCCGCCGGCGAGCCTGCTGCTGGGCAACCTCGCCGGCGTGGTCGTGGCGGTGTCGTACGGGGTGGACCACGGGTACCAGTCGTGGGGCCCGATCATCGGGAAGCTGGCGCTCGCCGGGTGGGTGGTGGCTCACCTGCAGGGGTTCCTCAGGGGCCTCCTGGCGCGGCGGGACCGGGCGCCCACCATCGCCGTGCTCTGGTCGGTGCTCTTCGTCTCCGTGCTCTCGCTGCTCTGGGTCAACGTCGACTCCTTCTCGGCGCTGCCGGCGCGGCCCACGTCACAGCAGACGGTCTTGTGA